One Methanolinea sp. DNA window includes the following coding sequences:
- a CDS encoding type II toxin-antitoxin system VapC family toxin, producing the protein MQWWSFPPEKLITLDLAFAEVANVVWKNVITSGEQEEVAFRALHGCMDFIGIACEVMSAAYLLEDAFRIALSERLTVYDALYLAASRRSGAPLFTMDRVLSEKTKGRWVRDLCESPRRMHTVFTPRREPDGGSLIPKVQEFAATTLYLSVSRPGMPAIR; encoded by the coding sequence ATGCAGTGGTGGTCCTTCCCTCCGGAGAAGCTGATCACCCTCGATCTGGCCTTCGCAGAGGTGGCGAACGTCGTATGGAAGAATGTCATCACCTCCGGCGAGCAGGAGGAGGTCGCCTTTCGGGCGCTGCACGGTTGTATGGACTTCATCGGAATCGCCTGCGAGGTGATGAGCGCGGCATACCTGCTCGAGGATGCATTCAGGATCGCCCTCTCCGAGCGACTGACGGTTTATGACGCCCTCTACCTGGCTGCATCCCGGAGGAGCGGAGCGCCACTGTTCACGATGGACAGGGTGCTCTCCGAGAAGACGAAGGGAAGGTGGGTAAGAGACTTGTGTGAATCGCCTCGGAGGATGCATACAGTTTTTACTCCACGGCGTGAACCCGACGGTGGCAGCCTGATCCCCAAGGTTCAGGAATTCGCCGCCACGAC